A single window of Agromyces aureus DNA harbors:
- a CDS encoding DUF4255 domain-containing protein: MIGEIDEALKSLVKASDGIAADIDIALDAPTKDWAARRNAPTVDLFLYDIREDVRRREFGFIESRDETGIVVSRAPAPRYFKLSYLVTAWTQRPDDEHRLLDALLRCFLRFDAIPDGFVVDTLAETGLPCSITIAQPPPEDRAFADVWSSLGGELKPSLDVVVTAPLSRAIAYHVGPPVTAGVGASFEAMGFGSEDARFEPASDED; the protein is encoded by the coding sequence ATGATCGGCGAGATCGACGAGGCGCTCAAGTCGCTCGTGAAGGCGTCGGACGGCATCGCCGCCGACATCGACATCGCGCTCGACGCGCCCACCAAGGACTGGGCGGCGAGGCGGAACGCGCCCACCGTGGACCTGTTCCTCTACGACATCCGCGAGGATGTGCGCCGCCGCGAATTCGGCTTCATCGAGTCGCGCGACGAGACCGGCATCGTCGTCTCGCGCGCCCCGGCGCCCCGGTACTTCAAGCTCTCGTACCTCGTGACGGCGTGGACCCAGCGGCCCGACGACGAGCACCGCCTGCTCGACGCGCTGCTGCGCTGCTTCCTGCGCTTCGACGCGATCCCCGACGGATTCGTCGTCGACACCCTCGCCGAGACCGGCCTGCCCTGCTCGATCACGATCGCGCAGCCGCCGCCGGAGGATCGCGCGTTCGCCGACGTCTGGTCGTCGCTCGGCGGCGAACTGAAGCCGTCGCTCGACGTCGTCGTGACGGCGCCGCTCAGCCGCGCCATCGCGTACCACGTCGGTCCGCCCGTCACCGCGGGCGTCGGGGCCAGCTTCGAGGCCATGGGATTCGGGAGTGAAGATGCCAGGTTCGAGCCGGCCTCCGACGAGGACTGA
- a CDS encoding ATP-binding protein: protein MAQDPGLAHLLGRLGAIEDRIRRLVAARRAVDPQPDDPFRGLYLSDELIDRMLEGAPGVPDWSDASARLAACEQAADMAEAAGHPVRLRRLADEFGLAPIDVDLLVIALAADLDPRFERFFGYLNDDVGRRRPSVTVALELCGVPLTNAADRARLLTGPLVAGGLVIVEDEDRPLPGRAVRVPDRVVGHLLGDDTPDRSLDGVLVEAEEIEWGDDRRLRNALAGGIRLMYLREAATGSGEAIARRALRASGLGTVQVDLPRLGREADAAGLARLAVREARLTGRGVVVSPVTLETEPALIEVLADSPRPTVLVGEPTWDPGWFRELPAMDDVEASTTEERTALWAKALGPAADGLDVAAATAQFRLRPEQVLRASATARTQASLSTTGELTAADLAAGARAENASALDRLARRVTPRVGWADLVLPPATMDALQEIEVRARHREQVLGDWGMRPGGGRGHGVVGLFAGDSGTGKTMSAEVVAGELGLDLYVIDLSSVIDKYIGETEKNLERIFVAAAGTNAVLLFDEADAVFGKRSDVKDAHDRYANVESAYLLQRMETFDGLAILATNLRANIDEAFTRRLDVIVDFPMPDAAHRTRLWDRSLGSRLRRGDDLDLVFLGDAFELAGGAIRSAAVTAAYFAAADDGFVRMRHLVHAVHREYRKLGRLVVEREFGPYWPLVVGR, encoded by the coding sequence ATGGCGCAGGACCCTGGCCTCGCGCACCTGCTCGGGCGTCTCGGCGCGATCGAGGATCGCATCCGGCGTCTCGTCGCCGCACGGCGCGCGGTCGACCCGCAGCCCGACGACCCGTTCCGCGGGCTCTACCTCAGCGACGAGCTCATCGATCGCATGCTCGAGGGTGCGCCGGGGGTGCCGGACTGGTCGGATGCCTCGGCCCGCCTCGCCGCGTGCGAGCAGGCCGCCGACATGGCCGAGGCGGCGGGCCACCCCGTGCGGTTGCGGCGGCTCGCCGACGAGTTCGGGCTCGCGCCCATCGATGTCGACCTGCTCGTGATCGCGCTCGCCGCAGATCTGGATCCAAGGTTCGAGCGGTTCTTCGGCTACCTCAACGACGACGTCGGGCGACGACGCCCGTCGGTCACGGTCGCACTCGAGCTCTGCGGGGTACCGCTCACGAACGCCGCCGACCGGGCGCGGCTGCTCACCGGGCCGCTCGTGGCGGGAGGACTCGTGATCGTCGAGGACGAGGACCGTCCGCTGCCGGGGCGCGCGGTGCGCGTGCCCGACCGCGTCGTCGGCCACCTGCTGGGCGACGACACCCCCGACCGTTCGCTCGACGGCGTGCTCGTCGAGGCCGAGGAGATCGAGTGGGGCGACGATCGCCGTCTGCGCAATGCGCTGGCCGGCGGCATCCGCCTGATGTACCTGCGCGAGGCCGCGACCGGCTCCGGCGAGGCGATCGCCAGGCGTGCGCTGCGTGCGAGCGGGCTCGGCACGGTGCAGGTCGACCTCCCTCGACTCGGTCGTGAAGCGGATGCCGCAGGTCTGGCGCGTCTCGCGGTGCGCGAGGCCCGGCTCACGGGTCGCGGCGTCGTCGTGTCGCCCGTGACGCTCGAGACCGAGCCGGCGCTCATCGAGGTGCTCGCCGATTCGCCGCGGCCGACGGTGCTGGTCGGCGAGCCGACCTGGGATCCGGGCTGGTTCCGCGAGCTGCCGGCGATGGACGACGTCGAGGCGTCGACGACCGAGGAGCGCACGGCGCTCTGGGCGAAGGCGCTCGGTCCGGCCGCCGACGGGCTCGACGTCGCGGCGGCCACCGCGCAGTTCCGGCTGCGCCCCGAGCAGGTGCTGCGCGCCTCGGCGACCGCGCGTACCCAGGCGTCGCTCTCGACGACGGGCGAACTCACGGCCGCCGACCTCGCCGCGGGGGCGCGGGCCGAGAACGCGTCGGCGCTCGACCGGCTCGCCCGCCGGGTCACGCCGCGCGTGGGGTGGGCCGATCTCGTGCTGCCTCCCGCGACGATGGACGCGTTGCAGGAGATCGAGGTGCGCGCGCGGCATCGCGAGCAGGTGCTCGGCGACTGGGGCATGCGCCCGGGCGGCGGGCGCGGGCACGGGGTGGTCGGGCTGTTCGCGGGCGACTCGGGCACGGGCAAGACGATGTCGGCCGAAGTCGTCGCCGGCGAGCTCGGCCTCGACCTCTACGTGATCGACCTCTCGTCGGTGATCGACAAGTACATCGGCGAGACCGAGAAGAACCTCGAGCGCATCTTCGTCGCCGCGGCCGGAACGAACGCCGTGCTGCTCTTCGACGAGGCCGACGCGGTGTTCGGCAAGCGAAGCGACGTGAAGGACGCGCACGACCGGTACGCGAACGTCGAGAGCGCCTACCTGCTGCAGCGCATGGAGACCTTCGACGGACTCGCGATCCTCGCGACCAACCTGCGCGCGAACATCGACGAGGCGTTCACGCGACGGCTCGACGTGATCGTCGACTTCCCGATGCCGGATGCCGCGCACCGCACGCGCCTCTGGGATCGCAGCCTCGGTTCCCGGCTGCGGCGCGGCGACGACCTCGACCTCGTGTTCCTCGGCGACGCGTTCGAGCTCGCGGGCGGGGCGATCCGCTCGGCCGCGGTCACGGCCGCCTACTTCGCGGCCGCCGACGACGGGTTCGTGCGCATGCGCCACCTCGTGCACGCGGTGCACCGCGAGTACCGCAAGCTCGGCCGGCTCGTGGTCGAGCGCGAGTTCGGGCCGTACTGGCCGCTCGTCGTTGGGCGATGA
- a CDS encoding DUF4157 domain-containing protein — protein MHAHDYDGADLDLARRTTDSARDTQVQTTGLAERRADVLGPAGMLRLQREAGNGAVGELVEEQRSPVLDVVGSSGAPLEAGVRTDMESRLGADFGDVRVHTDAAAHDSAKSVGANAYTVGSNVVFQRDAYDPGSLAGQTTIAHELTHVVQQRSGPVEGTATGGGVSVSDPGDRFERAASDNAARVMSEPAPVQRHAEGEEEEAPVQGSFVQREEAPEEEEEAAG, from the coding sequence ATGCACGCACATGACTACGACGGCGCGGACCTCGATCTCGCGCGGAGGACGACGGATTCCGCGCGCGACACCCAGGTGCAGACGACCGGTCTCGCGGAGCGCCGAGCCGACGTGCTCGGCCCGGCCGGCATGCTGCGGCTGCAGCGTGAGGCGGGCAACGGCGCCGTCGGCGAACTCGTCGAGGAGCAACGCTCGCCGGTGCTCGACGTCGTCGGGTCGTCGGGCGCACCGCTCGAGGCGGGCGTGCGCACCGACATGGAGTCGCGTCTCGGCGCCGACTTCGGGGATGTCCGGGTGCACACGGATGCCGCGGCGCACGACTCGGCGAAATCGGTCGGTGCGAACGCGTACACCGTCGGCAGCAACGTCGTGTTCCAGCGCGACGCGTACGACCCCGGATCGCTCGCGGGCCAGACGACGATCGCGCACGAGCTGACGCACGTCGTGCAGCAGCGCTCCGGTCCGGTCGAGGGCACCGCGACAGGTGGCGGGGTGAGCGTCTCCGACCCGGGCGACCGGTTCGAGCGCGCCGCGTCGGACAACGCCGCGCGCGTCATGAGCGAGCCGGCGCCCGTGCAACGGCACGCCGAGGGCGAGGAGGAGGAAGCGCCCGTGCAGGGCAGCTTCGTGCAGCGCGAGGAGGCTCCCGAAGAGGAAGAGGAAGCGGCGGGCTGA
- a CDS encoding phage tail protein, which produces MTMPSAERARADHARAPAVRAPAARTSAAGAGAPAGVGRVPVPVQLMRLQGSAGNAAVAAMLAAPPERSPAVQRLVRGAIPPPPVAPPPPNPAAHPGLRLANGSIRSATRRAAQHPAPATKALEAQHAAQPPAGDRDAQAKAAKADALGAVPAAGFDKAAFVAAVKAAIDKQTPKTLEDADEFGKSGKADQVGAEVRGLAGRNAQAAARPMNEASARPPDPSRAVEKDVTPIPTEAPPGPTKIDAAQAAPSRAPPEQTDLRNGPAETDQKMADAGVTEDQLRRSNEPEFTGALAAKSQAEAHSVAAPGQLRAQEAQQLGQAQQGAASAGTAASGGLMGAGAASRSGVARGQQAARTKDEQERAAVTANVTRLFDETKTAVDLILTGIDAKVDLAFKEGEGAAKKAFTEQHTREMKAFRDKRYSYDTIGAMRWTADLLLGPEPEVDEIFKRARATYEREMAKAIDRVADVVGGELTAAKVKVAEGKAKIAAYTKSLKPSLQKVGADAAKEVGGRFDELEASVDEKGQALAEDLATKYVEARTAVDDEIKAMQEANKGLVDKAKDAVVGAVETILKLKTMLLGVLARAAGAVEKIIKDPIAFLGNLVNAVKSGIMAFGSNIATHLKNGLQTWLFGALSSAGIDLPAKFDLQGILKLVLSILGLTWANVRARIAAKLPPGAIELVEQGFDVVKLIIKEGLGGIWRMILEKVGDIKEMIMGQVKEMVAVEIIKAGIVWLVSMLNPASAFVKACKMIYDVVMFFVEKAEQIKAFVDSVLDSVESIASGGVGAVAGYIENTLGRMVPVIIGFMASLLGLGGISGKIKKIIEAVQKPVNKVIDWVVGKAVAFGKKAIALGKKALAKIKAKGKEAWGKVKKKLGIKEKTPEQVEAEKKARLDKGVAAGLKIVNRFADRPMLRMLVGPLLTAIKLRYRMTSLELIVQNGFWAVSGAVNPTAVGQSSVKPGEQDKHVGNVAPHGSQPSPRPGLWSEHVIPRGYANAVLSVAGVPILTKGEYDSLTTVLTYSTARVDKDFGPNRDLSLIAGFYGGAKVVAGGGSTERAAKSTANVANARKAFSMLSTGAVNRTVGAVAKDWTAHQASRVDPDGKPYPLKPDAGTIQSAAATERQEIEAIFAARGV; this is translated from the coding sequence ATGACGATGCCGAGCGCCGAGCGCGCTCGCGCCGACCACGCGCGGGCGCCCGCCGTACGCGCGCCTGCGGCGCGGACGTCCGCGGCCGGCGCAGGTGCGCCCGCCGGCGTCGGGCGCGTGCCCGTGCCCGTGCAGCTCATGCGACTTCAGGGCTCGGCCGGCAACGCCGCGGTCGCGGCCATGCTCGCCGCCCCGCCGGAACGCTCGCCCGCGGTGCAGCGCCTCGTTCGAGGTGCGATCCCGCCGCCCCCGGTCGCGCCGCCCCCTCCGAACCCGGCGGCGCACCCCGGACTGCGCCTGGCCAACGGATCGATCAGGTCGGCGACGCGCCGGGCCGCGCAGCATCCGGCTCCGGCGACGAAGGCCCTCGAGGCGCAGCACGCGGCCCAGCCGCCCGCGGGTGACCGCGACGCGCAGGCGAAGGCGGCGAAGGCCGACGCGCTCGGCGCGGTTCCCGCCGCCGGGTTCGACAAGGCCGCGTTCGTCGCCGCCGTGAAGGCCGCGATCGACAAGCAGACGCCGAAGACGCTCGAGGACGCCGACGAGTTCGGGAAGTCCGGCAAGGCCGACCAGGTCGGAGCCGAGGTGCGCGGGCTCGCCGGACGCAACGCGCAGGCCGCCGCGCGACCCATGAACGAGGCATCCGCCCGACCGCCCGACCCGTCGCGCGCGGTCGAGAAGGATGTCACCCCGATCCCGACCGAGGCCCCGCCGGGGCCGACGAAGATCGACGCCGCGCAGGCCGCGCCGTCGCGTGCACCACCTGAGCAGACCGACCTCCGCAACGGCCCCGCCGAGACCGACCAGAAGATGGCCGACGCCGGGGTCACCGAGGACCAGCTCCGGCGCTCCAACGAGCCGGAGTTCACGGGTGCGCTCGCCGCGAAGTCGCAGGCCGAGGCGCACTCCGTCGCCGCGCCCGGACAACTCAGGGCCCAGGAGGCGCAGCAGCTCGGGCAGGCCCAGCAGGGCGCCGCGAGCGCCGGCACCGCGGCATCCGGCGGGCTCATGGGGGCCGGAGCCGCCAGCCGCAGCGGCGTCGCCCGCGGACAGCAGGCCGCGCGCACGAAGGACGAGCAGGAACGAGCCGCGGTGACCGCGAACGTCACGCGGCTCTTCGACGAGACCAAGACCGCGGTCGACCTCATTCTCACGGGCATCGACGCGAAGGTCGACCTGGCGTTCAAGGAGGGCGAGGGAGCGGCGAAGAAGGCGTTCACCGAGCAGCACACGCGCGAGATGAAGGCGTTCCGCGACAAGCGCTACTCGTACGACACGATTGGCGCCATGCGCTGGACCGCCGACCTGCTGCTCGGGCCGGAGCCCGAGGTCGACGAGATCTTCAAGCGAGCCCGGGCCACGTACGAGCGCGAGATGGCCAAGGCCATCGATCGCGTCGCTGACGTCGTCGGCGGCGAACTCACCGCCGCGAAGGTCAAGGTCGCCGAGGGCAAGGCGAAGATCGCGGCGTACACGAAGAGCCTCAAGCCCTCGCTCCAGAAGGTCGGGGCGGATGCCGCGAAGGAGGTCGGCGGCCGGTTCGACGAGCTCGAGGCCTCCGTCGACGAGAAGGGTCAGGCGCTCGCCGAGGACCTCGCCACGAAGTACGTCGAGGCGCGCACCGCCGTCGACGACGAGATCAAGGCCATGCAGGAGGCCAACAAGGGGCTCGTCGACAAGGCGAAGGACGCGGTGGTCGGCGCGGTCGAGACGATCCTCAAGCTCAAGACCATGCTGCTCGGCGTCCTCGCGCGGGCTGCGGGCGCCGTCGAGAAGATCATCAAGGACCCCATCGCGTTCCTCGGCAACCTGGTCAACGCGGTCAAGAGCGGCATCATGGCGTTCGGCTCGAACATCGCCACGCACCTCAAGAACGGCCTGCAGACCTGGCTGTTCGGTGCGCTGTCGTCGGCGGGCATCGACCTGCCGGCCAAGTTCGACCTGCAGGGCATCCTGAAGCTCGTGCTCTCGATCCTCGGGCTCACGTGGGCGAACGTGCGCGCCCGCATCGCAGCGAAGCTGCCGCCCGGCGCGATCGAGCTCGTCGAGCAGGGCTTCGACGTCGTGAAGCTCATCATCAAGGAAGGGCTCGGCGGCATCTGGCGCATGATCCTCGAGAAGGTCGGTGACATCAAGGAGATGATCATGGGCCAGGTCAAGGAGATGGTCGCCGTCGAGATCATCAAGGCCGGCATCGTGTGGCTCGTCTCGATGCTGAACCCGGCGTCGGCCTTCGTGAAGGCCTGCAAGATGATCTACGACGTCGTCATGTTCTTCGTCGAGAAGGCCGAGCAGATCAAGGCGTTCGTCGACTCGGTGCTCGACTCGGTCGAGTCGATCGCCTCGGGCGGCGTCGGCGCCGTCGCCGGCTACATCGAGAACACGCTCGGCCGCATGGTGCCCGTGATCATCGGCTTCATGGCCTCGCTCCTCGGCCTCGGCGGCATCAGCGGCAAGATCAAGAAGATCATCGAGGCCGTGCAGAAGCCCGTGAACAAGGTCATCGACTGGGTCGTCGGCAAGGCCGTCGCCTTCGGCAAGAAGGCCATCGCGCTCGGCAAGAAGGCGCTCGCCAAGATCAAGGCCAAGGGCAAGGAGGCCTGGGGCAAGGTCAAGAAGAAGCTCGGCATCAAGGAGAAGACGCCCGAGCAGGTCGAGGCCGAGAAGAAGGCGCGGCTCGACAAGGGCGTCGCCGCCGGGCTCAAGATCGTGAACCGCTTCGCGGATCGCCCGATGCTCCGCATGCTCGTCGGGCCATTGCTCACCGCGATCAAGCTCCGCTACCGCATGACGTCGCTCGAGTTGATCGTGCAGAACGGGTTCTGGGCGGTCTCGGGTGCCGTGAACCCCACCGCGGTCGGGCAGTCGAGCGTCAAGCCGGGCGAGCAGGACAAGCACGTCGGCAACGTGGCGCCGCACGGGTCGCAGCCGTCGCCCCGACCCGGGCTGTGGTCGGAACACGTGATCCCTCGCGGTTACGCCAACGCGGTCCTCTCGGTCGCCGGCGTGCCGATCCTCACGAAGGGCGAGTACGACAGCCTGACCACCGTGCTGACGTACAGCACGGCCCGTGTCGACAAGGACTTCGGACCGAACCGCGACCTCAGTCTGATCGCCGGGTTCTACGGCGGTGCCAAGGTCGTCGCAGGCGGCGGTTCGACCGAACGCGCGGCGAAGTCGACTGCGAACGTGGCGAACGCCAGGAAGGCATTCTCGATGCTCTCGACAGGTGCCGTGAATCGAACGGTCGGCGCAGTCGCAAAGGACTGGACGGCGCACCAGGCGTCGCGGGTCGACCCCGACGGCAAGCCGTACCCGCTGAAGCCGGATGCCGGCACGATCCAGAGCGCCGCCGCCACCGAACGTCAGGAGATCGAAGCGATCTTCGCCGCGCGAGGAGTCTGA
- a CDS encoding phage tail sheath family protein, whose translation MPTYLSPGVYVQEIEAATRPIEGVGTAVAAFVGMAPKGPENAPTLVSNWTQFVDTFGGLYPGAYLAYSVYGYFLNGGGNCYVVRIGTAAAGGGGGGGKGASKRGEPKSLATGPQTAAIGNYVFTAKNASPNAKPISVEIADPGGEEPEEGAFKVVITVDGRSPEVYEQVSPKPDSLAYVVTKISADSKLVTVEERDPASAGVTPRTGTFDLVVPEPEEQPIVLDGISAANYIGNSADRTGFGGLEEIEEVTMVAVPDLMAAYEQGAVTLEIVKSVQLAVIAHCELMGDRMAILDPPPNLSAQEVREWRRTGAGYDSKFATLYYPWIKVLDPVTSTNRFMPPSGHMAGVWARNDAERGVHKAPANEVVRGAVELATQLTRTEQELLNPIGVNAIRAFPGRGIRVWGARTLSSDAAWRYVNIRRLFNYLEKSILGATQFAVFEPNDQALWGKLRRSISAFLVNEWRSGALFGATADEAYFVKCDEETNPAEVIDAGQVVCQIGVAPVKPAEFVIFELSQFSGGTSLVNE comes from the coding sequence ATGCCCACCTATCTCTCTCCAGGCGTGTACGTGCAGGAGATCGAGGCTGCGACGAGGCCCATCGAGGGCGTCGGAACCGCAGTCGCGGCCTTCGTCGGCATGGCGCCGAAAGGCCCCGAGAACGCCCCGACGCTCGTGTCGAACTGGACCCAGTTCGTCGACACGTTCGGCGGGCTGTATCCGGGCGCCTATCTCGCGTACTCGGTGTACGGGTACTTCCTGAACGGCGGCGGCAACTGCTACGTCGTGCGCATCGGCACGGCCGCGGCCGGCGGCGGCGGGGGCGGTGGCAAGGGCGCGAGCAAGCGCGGCGAGCCGAAGTCGCTCGCGACCGGTCCGCAGACCGCGGCGATCGGCAACTACGTCTTCACGGCGAAGAACGCCTCGCCGAACGCGAAGCCGATCTCGGTCGAGATCGCCGACCCCGGCGGTGAAGAGCCGGAGGAGGGCGCCTTCAAGGTCGTCATCACCGTCGACGGGCGCTCGCCGGAGGTGTACGAACAGGTGTCGCCGAAGCCGGACAGCCTCGCCTACGTGGTGACGAAGATCTCGGCCGACTCGAAGCTCGTGACCGTCGAGGAACGCGACCCGGCATCGGCCGGCGTCACGCCCCGCACGGGCACGTTCGACCTGGTCGTGCCGGAGCCCGAGGAGCAGCCGATCGTGCTCGACGGCATCTCGGCGGCGAACTACATCGGCAACTCGGCGGACCGTACCGGCTTCGGGGGTCTCGAGGAGATCGAGGAGGTCACCATGGTGGCCGTTCCCGACCTCATGGCCGCCTACGAGCAGGGCGCCGTCACCCTCGAGATCGTGAAGTCCGTGCAGCTCGCGGTCATCGCGCACTGCGAGCTGATGGGCGACCGAATGGCGATCCTCGACCCGCCGCCGAACCTCTCGGCGCAGGAGGTGCGCGAGTGGCGTCGCACGGGCGCCGGCTACGACTCGAAGTTCGCGACCCTCTACTACCCGTGGATCAAGGTGCTCGACCCCGTCACCTCGACGAACCGGTTCATGCCGCCGTCGGGGCACATGGCCGGCGTCTGGGCTCGCAACGATGCCGAGCGCGGGGTGCACAAGGCCCCGGCCAACGAGGTCGTGCGTGGTGCGGTGGAACTCGCGACGCAGTTGACCCGCACCGAGCAGGAGCTGCTGAACCCGATCGGCGTGAACGCGATCCGGGCGTTCCCGGGCCGCGGCATCCGCGTCTGGGGTGCCCGAACGCTGTCGAGCGATGCCGCCTGGCGGTACGTCAACATCCGCCGCCTGTTCAACTACCTCGAGAAGTCGATCCTCGGCGCCACGCAGTTCGCGGTGTTCGAGCCGAACGACCAGGCCCTGTGGGGCAAGCTGCGGCGCTCGATCTCGGCGTTCCTCGTGAACGAGTGGCGCAGCGGCGCCCTGTTCGGCGCGACGGCCGACGAGGCCTACTTCGTCAAGTGCGATGAGGAGACCAACCCGGCCGAGGTCATCGATGCCGGCCAGGTCGTCTGCCAGATCGGCGTCGCCCCCGTGAAGCCCGCGGAGTTCGTGATCTTCGAGCTCTCGCAGTTCTCGGGCGGCACGAGCCTCGTGAACGAATGA
- a CDS encoding phage tail protein → MALADPFDSSPAYAFKVTIDGIELPKVTEVSGLKNEVDKIELKQQLADGKYVARQLIGRAKTGEFTVTRGLTDSKTISDWLGVVMKGDVAGARKTASVELLDYAGATIKKYEFRNCWVRSVEVNSLKAGATEQATEKFTVCFDESEVK, encoded by the coding sequence ATGGCACTCGCGGATCCGTTCGACTCGTCACCGGCCTACGCCTTCAAGGTCACCATCGACGGCATCGAGTTGCCGAAGGTGACCGAGGTGTCGGGCCTGAAGAACGAGGTCGACAAGATCGAGTTGAAGCAGCAGCTCGCCGACGGCAAGTACGTCGCGCGCCAGCTGATCGGGCGCGCCAAGACGGGCGAGTTCACCGTCACCCGCGGCCTGACCGACTCGAAGACCATCTCCGACTGGCTCGGCGTCGTCATGAAGGGCGACGTGGCCGGTGCGCGCAAGACCGCCTCGGTCGAGTTGCTCGACTACGCGGGAGCGACGATCAAGAAGTACGAGTTCCGCAACTGCTGGGTGCGCAGCGTCGAGGTCAACTCCCTCAAGGCGGGCGCGACCGAGCAGGCGACCGAGAAGTTCACGGTGTGCTTCGACGAGTCCGAGGTGAAGTGA
- a CDS encoding DUF6760 family protein — MTYSTDRIHEEVAYVAYHFHWSLDDILDMEHAVRLRYVREIAAINTRLTEEQ, encoded by the coding sequence ATGACGTACTCGACCGACCGCATCCATGAAGAGGTCGCGTACGTCGCCTACCACTTCCACTGGTCGCTCGACGACATCCTCGACATGGAGCACGCGGTGCGACTGCGCTACGTGCGCGAGATCGCGGCGATCAACACAAGGCTCACCGAGGAGCAGTGA